The following coding sequences lie in one Bacteroidota bacterium genomic window:
- a CDS encoding DUF2200 domain-containing protein, which produces MKTTEAHNQQIARMTFAAVYPHYVKKVENKGRTKEELHQVIEWLTGFDEARLSELIAQQVTFEEFFAQATLHPNAGLIKGVICGYRIEEIDNELTRKVRYFDKLVDELAKGKKMEKILRTG; this is translated from the coding sequence ATGAAAACAACAGAAGCGCACAACCAGCAAATCGCAAGGATGACCTTTGCAGCGGTTTATCCGCATTATGTGAAAAAGGTGGAAAATAAGGGCCGGACAAAAGAAGAGCTGCACCAGGTGATTGAATGGCTGACCGGTTTTGATGAAGCCAGGCTTTCGGAGCTGATTGCGCAGCAGGTTACTTTTGAGGAGTTTTTTGCACAAGCTACGCTGCACCCCAACGCAGGCCTGATCAAAGGCGTGATTTGCGGCTACCGCATCGAGGAAATAGACAACGAGCTCACCCGGAAAGTAAGGTACTTCGACAAGCTGGTGGACGAGCTGGCCAAAGGCAAAAAGATGGAAAAAATACTCAGGACAGGCTGA
- a CDS encoding type I restriction endonuclease subunit R: protein MAADKTPAHVKMDEKNHVEEPFLHQLETMPGLRWKVLRLDNYQAPEETQRTEFSQVIMKDDLAAAVKKINPWLEDDQVQEVIEKVTRFEGDNLLQNNELALQLLLKGTSVNENRRTGEKSPDVAIVDFDHPENNSYVAVSQFKVRIPGTDNHIYPDIICFLNGLPVVVIECKSPKAKEPIPEAIDQLMRYCEQRNYQREGNKSLFYFNQFIVATSRQRAKFGTITTSIEKHFYRWTDPFPATIDELIDYCNPQKHLFVDEQNNDEDIEQAQRTSPNDQQRLVHGMLKPENLLSIIRSFSVFSTDSKGNVIRIVGRYQQFRAVKKTVHQLLNGTNKKERGGIIWHTQGSGKSLTMVFLIREMWLHPKLQSYKVILLTDRTQLDDQIKETAQGVGYTINDPSSIAKVKAALRSNSSEIVSCMIHKFQERELADAFPELNTSENILILTDEAHRSQYSLLGANLDRALPNATRIAFTGTPIEKTEETFGDYIDKYTMRQAIKDGVTLEIVYEGRTHNAEVEDKAGADAKFADVFSDYNLNERLQALGFGSRDAYLEAKETIRDKAKDMLQHYVQQVFPNGFKAQIVTCSKEAAHRYHEAVKEEVKNIVAELKTNNPNNINIELLENMKAEVVLSSGHNDPPHIKTLSDSGKNKEKIASFKIPFGKEKDGVKGDVGILIVCDMLLTGFDAPIEQVMYLDKVIVAHNLLQAIARVNRVDNDDKDVGFIVDYVGVGHHLKRALDVYFEKEQQEVLSCITDPTELFKELETTHKEVWKLFKENGIDDLSDSDAFYDLFYDEDIRFKFIDAYRKFMRAIDNVFPRKEALDYVKDMFRFTELNVLAGQHFRDSRMSMKGIPAKLRSITDEFLKSQGIEQKVEPISIMDENFFDHVKTKQRTKTKAAEVEHAIRHFIDINITEDPELYASFAEALAEILREFKNNWDEIYRRLEELRRKILDKEKEPTYGLHRKKQMPFFRIFRKEFYGDKPELTEEEITLLVGVTKEVFEKVKLEIGAIGFWRNIPSQNRLKGEIVDILISEEQGLTKAIPGIFGRRNEIASRIMELAKSNHDIILYAA from the coding sequence ATGGCAGCAGATAAAACACCGGCCCATGTAAAAATGGATGAAAAGAACCATGTGGAAGAACCGTTTCTTCACCAGTTGGAAACCATGCCCGGTTTGCGTTGGAAGGTGCTGCGTTTAGATAATTATCAGGCCCCCGAAGAAACCCAGCGGACTGAATTTTCTCAGGTCATTATGAAAGATGATTTGGCTGCCGCGGTAAAAAAAATTAATCCCTGGCTGGAAGACGATCAGGTACAGGAAGTGATTGAAAAGGTTACTCGTTTTGAAGGAGACAACCTGCTGCAAAATAATGAACTTGCTTTGCAGCTTTTACTAAAAGGAACATCCGTAAACGAAAACAGAAGAACCGGAGAGAAATCTCCCGATGTGGCAATTGTTGACTTTGACCATCCCGAAAACAACAGCTATGTAGCCGTTTCGCAGTTTAAAGTCCGCATACCCGGTACAGATAACCACATTTACCCCGATATTATTTGCTTTCTAAATGGTTTGCCTGTGGTAGTGATAGAGTGTAAATCCCCCAAAGCTAAAGAACCTATTCCCGAAGCAATTGACCAACTGATGCGATACTGTGAGCAACGCAACTACCAGCGTGAAGGCAACAAATCGCTGTTTTATTTCAATCAGTTTATAGTAGCTACCAGTCGCCAAAGGGCAAAGTTTGGAACCATCACTACCAGCATAGAAAAACATTTTTATCGTTGGACAGACCCATTCCCTGCTACAATTGACGAACTTATAGATTATTGCAATCCGCAAAAGCACTTGTTTGTGGACGAGCAAAACAATGATGAAGACATAGAACAGGCACAACGCACTTCACCTAATGATCAGCAGCGGTTGGTGCATGGTATGTTGAAGCCCGAAAACTTATTGAGCATCATTCGCAGCTTTTCGGTTTTTAGCACTGACAGTAAAGGGAATGTCATTCGTATCGTAGGTAGATACCAGCAGTTCAGGGCAGTAAAGAAAACAGTTCACCAATTACTGAACGGCACAAACAAGAAAGAAAGAGGCGGTATTATTTGGCACACACAAGGTTCGGGCAAATCGCTGACCATGGTTTTCCTGATTCGGGAAATGTGGCTGCATCCCAAACTTCAATCCTATAAAGTCATTCTGCTTACAGATAGAACACAACTTGACGACCAGATAAAGGAAACGGCACAAGGCGTTGGCTATACTATTAACGACCCAAGTTCCATTGCCAAAGTAAAAGCGGCATTGCGTTCCAATTCATCCGAGATTGTGTCCTGTATGATTCACAAGTTTCAGGAACGGGAATTAGCTGATGCCTTTCCTGAACTGAATACCAGTGAAAACATATTGATATTGACCGATGAAGCCCATCGTTCACAGTATTCCCTTTTAGGAGCCAATCTTGACCGTGCTTTACCAAATGCAACAAGAATTGCCTTTACAGGAACACCCATTGAAAAAACAGAGGAAACCTTTGGCGATTATATAGACAAATACACCATGCGACAAGCTATAAAAGATGGTGTAACGCTGGAAATTGTGTATGAAGGTAGAACTCACAATGCAGAAGTAGAGGATAAAGCCGGTGCTGATGCCAAATTTGCAGATGTATTCAGCGACTACAACCTGAACGAACGATTGCAGGCATTAGGCTTTGGTTCGAGAGATGCTTATTTGGAAGCCAAAGAAACCATCAGGGATAAAGCCAAAGACATGTTGCAACACTATGTGCAGCAGGTATTCCCAAATGGCTTTAAAGCTCAAATTGTAACCTGTTCAAAAGAAGCGGCACATCGCTATCATGAAGCAGTAAAAGAAGAAGTCAAAAACATAGTTGCGGAACTAAAAACAAACAACCCCAACAACATCAATATTGAATTGCTGGAAAACATGAAAGCTGAAGTTGTGCTTTCGTCCGGCCATAACGACCCGCCACATATCAAAACATTAAGCGACAGCGGCAAGAACAAAGAGAAAATAGCCAGCTTCAAAATTCCATTCGGCAAAGAAAAAGATGGTGTCAAGGGCGATGTAGGCATTTTGATTGTTTGCGACATGTTGCTAACCGGATTTGATGCACCAATTGAACAGGTAATGTACCTGGACAAAGTGATTGTGGCTCATAACTTATTGCAAGCCATAGCAAGGGTGAATCGAGTGGATAATGATGATAAAGATGTCGGTTTCATTGTGGATTATGTAGGTGTAGGCCACCACCTGAAAAGAGCTTTGGATGTTTACTTTGAAAAAGAACAACAGGAAGTATTGAGTTGCATTACCGACCCTACAGAACTTTTCAAAGAACTGGAAACAACACACAAAGAGGTTTGGAAACTGTTTAAAGAAAACGGCATTGATGACCTTTCTGATTCTGATGCCTTTTATGATTTGTTCTATGATGAAGACATACGTTTTAAGTTCATTGACGCATATCGTAAATTTATGCGAGCCATTGATAATGTGTTTCCAAGAAAGGAAGCACTGGACTATGTAAAAGACATGTTCCGTTTTACAGAATTGAATGTTTTAGCAGGGCAGCATTTCAGAGATTCACGTATGAGCATGAAAGGCATTCCTGCCAAGTTGCGAAGCATTACAGATGAATTTCTGAAATCACAAGGCATTGAGCAAAAAGTTGAGCCCATTTCTATTATGGACGAAAACTTTTTCGACCATGTAAAAACCAAGCAACGCACCAAAACCAAAGCAGCAGAAGTAGAACATGCCATTCGCCACTTTATTGATATTAATATCACTGAAGACCCTGAACTGTATGCATCATTTGCCGAAGCATTAGCAGAAATCTTAAGAGAATTCAAAAACAACTGGGACGAGATTTACAGGCGGTTGGAAGAACTGCGTAGAAAAATCCTGGACAAGGAGAAAGAGCCAACCTATGGCTTACATCGCAAAAAGCAAATGCCCTTTTTTCGAATTTTCAGAAAAGAATTTTACGGAGATAAACCGGAACTTACAGAAGAAGAAATCACACTTTTGGTGGGTGTAACCAAAGAGGTATTTGAAAAAGTAAAGCTTGAAATTGGTGCCATTGGATTTTGGCGAAATATTCCTTCACAAAACCGTCTGAAAGGTGAAATTGTGGACATTCTCATATCCGAAGAACAAGGCCTGACAAAAGCAATCCCCGGTATTTTTGGAAGACGGAACGAAATTGCTTCAAGAATTATGGAACTGGCAAAATCCAATCACGATATTATCTTATACGCTGCCTAA
- a CDS encoding SRPBCC family protein, translating into MKSINDNAPVKCSKTITINASSEKVWAVLTNIDNWATWQADISKSKLNGELKPETTFDWKTGGAKIHSTLHTVEPYKNFGWTGKSFGMFAIHNWTLAETNGQTKVSVDESMEGFLAKLLKKSFNKNLEKGMQKWLDLLKQECEKKRDRKKNGI; encoded by the coding sequence ATGAAAAGTATCAATGACAACGCACCAGTAAAGTGCAGCAAGACAATCACTATCAACGCAAGTAGTGAAAAAGTTTGGGCAGTATTGACCAATATTGACAATTGGGCAACTTGGCAGGCTGATATCAGTAAATCAAAATTGAATGGAGAATTAAAACCAGAAACTACATTTGATTGGAAAACTGGTGGAGCAAAAATTCATTCAACTCTTCACACCGTTGAGCCGTATAAAAACTTCGGCTGGACAGGAAAATCTTTTGGTATGTTTGCTATTCACAACTGGACATTAGCAGAAACTAACGGACAAACCAAAGTTTCAGTTGACGAAAGTATGGAAGGCTTCCTTGCAAAACTTTTGAAAAAGTCATTTAATAAGAACTTAGAAAAAGGTATGCAAAAGTGGCTTGATCTTTTAAAACAAGAATGTGAAAAGAAACGCGACAGAAAGAAAAACGGCATATAA
- a CDS encoding hydroxymethylglutaryl-CoA synthase family protein → MNKVGIEAIAFDLPKIYLPIVELAKNRNIEPEKLTVGLGLERMSYPDAHQDVVCMAANALHELFVRQNLNPADIHRIYVGTESGVDASKPIGSYLLDIMETALAGRHGDHCLSHCDVVDLTFACIGGVDALLNCVDFVRLNPGKKAIVVTTDLAKYDPGSGGEYTQGAGAVAMLVSENPSILSLVGEVGVSTRGVFDFFKPRRYVNKAQAGIPESLVEEEVLMIYKDQPVFEGQYSNQCYVDRMREAYFRFKQIVGVQGPLFERWKGIFMHLPYCYQGRRMFVDMYAEETVSDFANLKKEDLKAISKSEAYRAFVKEKIYPSEILSAKAGNIYSGSIFLGLISGLNYWAETGTEAAGERIGFIAYGSGSKSKVFEATVENGWKDAILAAKATEKVNRAVPITFAQYMDLYRLRSASILPPRDEYILVKIEQEDPNLIGARYYKRV, encoded by the coding sequence ATGAACAAAGTAGGCATAGAGGCCATTGCATTCGACCTCCCGAAAATTTACCTGCCCATCGTCGAACTGGCAAAAAACAGGAACATTGAGCCCGAAAAACTTACCGTGGGTCTGGGTCTGGAGCGGATGAGCTATCCCGATGCCCATCAGGACGTGGTGTGCATGGCTGCCAACGCGCTGCACGAGCTCTTTGTGCGCCAGAACCTCAATCCGGCTGATATTCACAGGATTTATGTGGGTACCGAATCGGGTGTGGACGCCTCGAAACCCATTGGCTCCTACCTGCTCGACATCATGGAGACTGCCCTGGCCGGGCGCCATGGCGACCATTGCCTGAGCCACTGCGATGTGGTGGACCTCACCTTTGCCTGCATCGGTGGCGTGGATGCCCTGCTCAACTGTGTTGACTTTGTAAGGCTCAACCCGGGAAAAAAGGCCATTGTAGTGACCACCGACCTGGCCAAATACGACCCTGGCTCGGGCGGCGAATACACCCAGGGGGCCGGCGCGGTGGCCATGCTGGTATCCGAAAATCCGTCCATCCTCAGCCTGGTCGGCGAGGTGGGCGTGAGCACGCGGGGCGTGTTCGACTTCTTCAAACCCCGCAGGTACGTCAACAAAGCCCAGGCTGGCATCCCGGAATCGCTGGTGGAAGAAGAGGTGCTGATGATCTACAAAGACCAGCCGGTGTTCGAAGGACAATACTCCAACCAGTGCTATGTGGACAGGATGCGCGAAGCCTACTTCAGGTTCAAACAGATCGTTGGTGTGCAGGGGCCGCTGTTCGAAAGGTGGAAAGGCATCTTCATGCACCTGCCCTATTGCTACCAGGGCCGCCGCATGTTTGTGGACATGTATGCCGAAGAAACCGTGAGCGACTTCGCCAACCTGAAAAAAGAAGACCTGAAAGCCATCAGCAAGTCGGAAGCCTACCGGGCTTTTGTGAAAGAAAAGATCTACCCCTCCGAAATCCTCTCGGCCAAGGCGGGCAACATCTACAGCGGCTCCATCTTTCTCGGGCTGATTTCGGGCCTCAACTACTGGGCCGAAACCGGCACCGAAGCCGCAGGCGAGCGCATCGGATTCATTGCCTACGGCAGCGGCAGCAAGTCGAAGGTGTTCGAAGCTACAGTGGAAAATGGCTGGAAAGATGCCATCCTGGCTGCCAAAGCCACCGAAAAAGTCAACAGGGCCGTGCCCATCACCTTTGCACAATACATGGACCTCTACAGGCTGCGGTCGGCATCCATCCTGCCACCCAGGGACGAATACATCCTCGTAAAAATTGAACAGGAAGACCCCAACCTGATTGGCGCCCGTTACTACAAACGGGTATAA
- a CDS encoding Crp/Fnr family transcriptional regulator — MTELEKYIQTYFGVNKDDLTKISSFFKPVTLKKGDYFLKKGRHSDRLGFVQTGILREFVFIDNKEVTKWISTKGYFVVDLLSFMFEQPARWNIQALTDCELYVIDKNDHQKIAQIIPYWSELEKFFIGKCFTVLEDRVLQHISMTAEERYNQLFNFNKELFNQVPLQYLASMLGMAPETLSRLRKKKTAGRTS; from the coding sequence ATGACAGAATTAGAAAAATACATACAGACCTATTTTGGTGTTAACAAAGACGACTTGACTAAGATAAGTTCGTTTTTCAAACCTGTGACTTTAAAAAAGGGCGACTATTTTCTCAAAAAGGGCAGACATTCGGACAGACTTGGTTTCGTTCAGACAGGTATCTTAAGAGAATTTGTGTTTATTGACAACAAGGAAGTAACTAAATGGATTTCAACAAAAGGCTATTTTGTAGTTGATTTATTAAGTTTTATGTTTGAGCAACCAGCTCGTTGGAATATTCAGGCTTTAACCGATTGTGAACTCTATGTTATTGACAAAAATGACCATCAAAAAATTGCACAAATTATTCCATATTGGTCTGAGTTAGAAAAATTTTTCATAGGTAAATGCTTTACAGTTTTAGAAGACAGGGTTTTGCAACACATTTCAATGACAGCAGAGGAAAGATACAATCAACTTTTCAATTTCAATAAAGAATTGTTTAACCAAGTGCCATTACAATATTTAGCTTCAATGCTTGGTATGGCGCCTGAAACATTAAGCAGACTAAGAAAAAAAAAAACGGCTGGCAGAACTTCTTGA
- a CDS encoding DUF4287 domain-containing protein, translating into MDKATQTMIENLHKNTGKTLEQWIEIVKKQNFTKHGEIVKFLKEQHEFTHGFANLVAHKANKTDAGSKENQDDLITKQYQGKEHLKTIYEKLISEIQTFGNDIEIAPKNTYVSLRRKKQFATLNPATKTRFEIGINLKGQEPKGKLEAEKPNSMCSHKIILSDLKDIDTEVIEWIKTAYNNAG; encoded by the coding sequence ATGGACAAAGCAACACAAACAATGATTGAAAACCTGCACAAGAACACAGGTAAAACATTGGAACAATGGATTGAGATTGTGAAGAAACAGAACTTTACAAAACACGGAGAAATCGTTAAATTCCTAAAAGAACAACACGAATTTACTCACGGTTTTGCTAACCTTGTTGCACACAAAGCAAATAAAACAGACGCTGGTTCAAAAGAAAATCAAGACGACTTGATCACAAAACAGTATCAAGGAAAAGAACATTTGAAAACCATTTACGAAAAACTAATTTCTGAAATCCAGACTTTCGGAAACGACATTGAAATTGCACCCAAAAACACTTATGTAAGTTTAAGACGAAAAAAGCAATTTGCAACATTAAACCCTGCGACAAAAACACGTTTTGAAATTGGTATTAATCTAAAAGGACAAGAGCCGAAAGGAAAATTAGAAGCAGAAAAGCCAAACTCAATGTGTTCACATAAAATTATTCTTTCTGACCTAAAAGACATAGACACGGAAGTAATTGAATGGATAAAAACAGCATATAACAATGCAGGATAA
- a CDS encoding SDR family oxidoreductase, which produces MRLKDKIALITGSARGIGQATAELFHKEGAIVIVSDTRDEEGNAVVKKLKTNADYLHLDVGSEENWLKATEYINKNYGRLDILVNNAGITGFLESSGPWDAENSDLNSWEEVHRVNSTGVMLGCKYAIRLMKDKGGSIVNISSRSGVVGIPGAVAYASSKASVRNHTKSVALYCAEKGYKIRCNSVHPAAIMTPMWDAMLGEGEQRQRIIEDVEIGIPMGHFGEPIDVAYGILYLASDESKYVTGIELTIDGGILAGSEAKPRK; this is translated from the coding sequence ATGAGATTAAAAGATAAAATAGCATTAATAACAGGTTCGGCTCGTGGAATAGGACAGGCAACTGCTGAACTCTTCCACAAAGAAGGAGCTATTGTAATCGTTTCTGACACTAGGGACGAAGAAGGAAATGCTGTTGTGAAAAAATTAAAAACAAATGCTGACTATTTACATTTGGACGTTGGAAGTGAAGAGAATTGGTTAAAAGCAACCGAGTATATTAATAAAAATTATGGTCGACTTGACATCTTAGTAAATAATGCAGGAATAACAGGGTTCTTAGAATCATCCGGACCTTGGGACGCTGAAAACTCAGATTTGAATTCTTGGGAAGAAGTTCACAGAGTAAACTCAACAGGTGTTATGCTTGGCTGTAAATACGCTATCAGACTTATGAAAGACAAAGGCGGAAGTATAGTAAACATTTCTTCAAGGAGCGGTGTAGTGGGAATTCCAGGTGCTGTTGCATATGCTTCAAGTAAGGCATCCGTTAGAAATCACACAAAAAGTGTAGCCCTATATTGTGCAGAAAAAGGATATAAGATTAGATGTAACAGCGTTCATCCAGCAGCTATAATGACACCAATGTGGGACGCTATGTTAGGAGAAGGAGAACAAAGACAAAGAATCATTGAAGATGTTGAAATCGGTATTCCAATGGGACACTTTGGAGAACCAATTGATGTTGCATATGGAATCTTGTATTTAGCAAGTGACGAAAGCAAATATGTAACAGGCATTGAATTGACAATAGACGGTGGAATTTTAGCAGGAAGTGAAGCAAAACCAAGAAAATAA
- a CDS encoding M48 family metallopeptidase: MQIEYSIQYSNRKTLSIIVERDRRVVVRAPLNTSKELIEKEISKRKFLLFQKINHPQKYENPKPRKEFVSGESLLFLGKHHKMEIVQDEIEGIQFDNKFYISKSNQSKAEQLFRKWYVKQAEEKIIPKVKFHAKNIGVNYKAIKILDLKYRWGSCTPKDNINFNWRLIKAPIYVIDYIIVHELTHLLEANHTPEFWNIVSVQLPHYNKAKDWLKDNGHLLETEF, translated from the coding sequence ATGCAAATAGAGTATTCCATACAATATTCCAATCGAAAGACACTCAGCATTATTGTTGAGAGAGACAGACGTGTGGTTGTTCGTGCCCCTCTGAATACCAGCAAAGAGTTAATTGAAAAAGAAATCAGCAAAAGAAAATTCCTACTGTTTCAGAAAATCAATCATCCGCAGAAATACGAGAATCCAAAACCGAGAAAGGAGTTTGTTTCTGGTGAATCACTATTGTTTTTGGGCAAACACCACAAAATGGAAATCGTTCAGGATGAAATAGAAGGAATACAGTTTGATAATAAGTTTTACATCAGCAAATCAAACCAATCCAAGGCAGAACAACTTTTCAGAAAATGGTATGTAAAACAGGCTGAGGAAAAAATTATTCCTAAAGTAAAGTTTCATGCAAAGAATATTGGAGTTAATTATAAAGCCATCAAAATTCTGGACTTGAAATATCGTTGGGGTTCCTGCACACCAAAGGACAATATCAACTTCAACTGGCGACTAATCAAAGCCCCGATTTATGTAATTGACTACATCATAGTTCACGAACTGACACATCTACTGGAAGCGAACCACACACCTGAATTTTGGAACATAGTTTCGGTTCAGTTACCACATTACAACAAAGCAAAAGATTGGTTAAAAGATAATGGACACTTACTTGAAACAGAATTCTAA
- a CDS encoding restriction endonuclease subunit S: MGKWSKIKLGNACHISKGQQLNKIDLEKAGDYPCINGGIEPSGYTDKWNTEANTVTISEGGNSCGYVNFLTTRFWSGGHCYSLLDLKENIDVNFLYQALKGRESLIMGLRVGSGLPNIQQKAIKEFEFDYPESKTEQTRIAQILSKADAAIAQTEALMAKYQRIKTGLMQDLLTKGIDEHGNIRSEQTHRFKTENGLRVPEEWEVVTVEQFASKTKHAIVDGPFGSNLKTIHYRTSGIPIIQSGFVTSNIFQADEYLFVDKELFEREIRSKAVPGDLIMAKIGANCGTCALLPLDHPISIIAGNSLKISVDSNNFNRYLEILFHYLYANGKFDDIKSTTAQPAISMQQLKKLLIPRPSKTEQINISSKIDSIDKTIDFQKNKLKKLTQIKTGLMQDLLSGKVRVTVKEETSA; this comes from the coding sequence ATGGGCAAGTGGAGTAAAATAAAACTCGGTAACGCTTGCCATATATCTAAAGGTCAGCAATTAAATAAAATTGACTTAGAGAAGGCAGGTGACTATCCATGTATTAATGGTGGCATTGAGCCATCAGGATATACTGATAAATGGAATACAGAAGCTAATACTGTTACGATTAGTGAGGGTGGTAATTCTTGTGGCTATGTGAATTTCCTTACCACCCGTTTTTGGAGTGGAGGGCATTGCTACTCCCTTCTGGATTTGAAGGAAAACATAGATGTGAACTTTCTTTATCAAGCGCTAAAGGGAAGAGAAAGTTTAATCATGGGATTGCGAGTAGGTTCAGGTTTACCAAACATTCAGCAGAAAGCAATAAAGGAATTTGAATTTGATTACCCCGAATCCAAAACCGAACAAACCCGCATTGCCCAAATCCTAAGTAAAGCCGATGCAGCCATAGCCCAAACCGAAGCCCTGATGGCCAAATACCAACGTATCAAAACCGGGCTGATGCAAGACCTGCTCACCAAAGGCATTGACGAACACGGCAACATCCGCTCCGAACAAACCCACCGTTTCAAAACGGAAAACGGATTGAGAGTGCCGGAGGAGTGGGAGGTGGTGACAGTTGAACAATTTGCTTCAAAAACAAAACATGCAATAGTTGATGGGCCATTTGGAAGTAATCTTAAAACAATCCATTATAGAACTTCTGGAATACCTATTATTCAAAGTGGTTTTGTTACGAGTAATATTTTTCAAGCAGATGAATATTTGTTCGTTGATAAAGAACTGTTTGAAAGGGAAATAAGAAGCAAAGCTGTCCCTGGCGACCTGATTATGGCAAAAATTGGTGCAAACTGTGGCACCTGTGCATTACTCCCATTAGACCATCCAATAAGTATTATAGCTGGCAACTCATTGAAGATTTCTGTTGATTCTAACAACTTCAATCGTTATCTGGAGATACTTTTCCATTATCTGTATGCTAATGGAAAATTCGATGACATTAAGTCAACAACTGCACAACCCGCAATTAGCATGCAACAACTTAAAAAGCTCCTTATTCCTAGACCATCTAAAACCGAACAAATAAACATCTCCAGCAAAATAGATTCTATTGACAAAACGATTGATTTTCAAAAAAATAAACTTAAAAAACTTACTCAAATAAAAACCGGCCTGATGCAGGATTTGCTTTCGGGTAAAGTGAGGGTAACAGTTAAAGAAGAAACAAGTGCATGA